In Penaeus monodon isolate SGIC_2016 chromosome 15, NSTDA_Pmon_1, whole genome shotgun sequence, a genomic segment contains:
- the LOC119582344 gene encoding uncharacterized protein LOC119582344 yields the protein MDNLNHANVSAAKEARDPDTLCSPSTYNLTLYPSLVLSPCTLALYCHLVSLTLYFHLVSLTLYPNLVPSPCILPLYPHLVPFTLYPSLVASPCTLILYPHLVASPCTLTLYLHLVPSPCTLTLYPHLVSFPCTLTLYPHLVPSPCTLTLYPHLVPSSCTLILYPQLVPSACTFTLYPSTLCIKAL from the exons ATGGACAATCTGAATCACGCCAACGTCAGTGCCGCCAAGGAAGCCCGCGACCCTGACACGCTGTGCTCTCCCTCAACCTATAA CCTCACCTTGTACCCTTCCCTTGTACTCTCACCTTGTACCCTCGCCTTATACTGTCACCTAGTATCCCTCACCTTGTACTTTCACCTTGTATCCCTCACCTTGTACCCTAATCTTGTACCTTCACCTTGTATCCTTCCCTTGTACCCTCACCTTGTACCCTTCACCTTGTACCCTTCCCTTGTAGCCTCACCTTGTACCCTCATCTTGTACCCTCATCTTGTAGCCTCACCTTGTACCCTCACCTTGTACCTTCACCTTGTACCCTCACCTTGTACCCTCACCTTGTACCCTCACCTTGTATCCTTCCCTTGTACTCTCACCTTGTACCCTCACCTTGTACCCTCACCTTGTACCCTCACCTTGTACCCTCACCTTGTACCTTCATCTTGTACCCTCATCTTGTACCCTCAGCTTGTACCCTCAGCTTGTACCTTCACCTTGTACCCTAGTACCTT